TGACGTACAGCAATGCGCAGGCGATCGTGGTACCGAGCGAGGCGATCCGGGCGGACAACACCGTCGAGTACCGGGCGGCGATGGACCAGCCGGTGGAGCGGGTGAAGGTGACCACCGGGCAATCGACGCCGCAGGGCGTCGAGGTGTTCGGCCTCAAGCCCGGGTTTGTAAATACCTCAAGATAAACGCCGATCAACCTGTGGGAGGGGGCTTGCCCCCCGATGGCGGTGGGTCAGTCACAGGTGCAGTGGCTGATATGCCTTCATCGGGGGCAAGCCCCCTCCCACAGGGGATCATCATTGTTACGAGGCATTTATTTATGCAGCCACCGTCGATCATGCACAACCTGCAGACTGCCTGACCCAACCCGGTCCAAAAATGTGGCAGGGGCTTGCCTTCGATGGCGGTGGGTCAGTCACAGGGGCAGTGGCTGATATACCTTCATCGGGGGCAAGCCCCCTCCCACAGGGATCATCATTGTTTCGAGGCATTTATTTATGCAGCCACCTTCAATCATGCACAACCTTCCACCGCCTGACCCAACCCAGTCCAAAATGTGGGAGCAACTGTCTTATTGGATTCAATTCAGAAGTCATTTTCATAGGCAGCAAAGCTCCCACAGCTTAGGCCGTGCAATGCTGAAGGAAATTGCTGCTACCGAGCTAATCGGTGCGCTCTTTCCATTCAGTGCGGTCACGCAGCATCGCGTTCAGACGTACCAACAAAACGCGCATACAGGCGATCAACGCGACTTTGGCGCATTTCCCTTTATCACGTAGCGCCTTATATCGAGTCCCGAATTCTGGCTGGTCACGGATAACCACCCAACAGGCCATGTAAAGTGAGCGACGGGCTGAAAACCTTCCGCCACTAATATGGCGTGCACCTTTATGCCTTCCGCTGTCGTTGTTGTACGGAGCGAGGCCCGCTAGTGCCGCGATAGGGCGCCCTCCAATCTCTCCCAGCTCAGGCAGGTAAGCCATAAGACTGGTGGCAGTAACCAGCCCGATTCCTTTGACTGAACACAGTCGAGCCACCTTTTCGCTATCTAACTCGTTCGCACTTTGACGAATCAGTTGATCTATCGCCTCCACTGCCACGGTCAAATAGTCGATATGGTTCTGTAATGCAGGCTTTACCGCATCGCAGGAAGCTGTTTTCAGGCGTCGTCTGTCGTCATCTCTTTGCTGAACAAAATGCTCCCGCTGCTGGACCAACGCGCGCAGCTTATCGTGCTCCGGGCTTGTAACTCGGGCGCTTGGCGAGTCTAGAACAGCTGCATAGTGCGCAAGAGACTTTGCGTCTATCGGGTCGGTTTTGGCTTGTTTGCCCATCGCCCTGGAAAAACTCTTGGCTCGGTGCGGATTGATGCAGATGACATCAAGGCCCGCAGCCTGAAGCGCCTTCATGACTTTGCGCTCATAACCGCCAGTAGCCTCCAATACCACGCGACCAACCTGGTGAAGCAATAGCCACCCAATCAACCCAGGGAAATCTTCTTCGGCGTTAGCGCAATTTACCCCAACGTCAACCTGATTAACTCGAGCCTCAAGGCTGTCCTTGGAAACATCAATACCTGCTGGATAGGAAAACATAGCCAAATCCTCTTACACTTAATGTGAGAGCGCTCTGGCTTGGCCCACGCTTGTAACTGTTCGAGGTGGGCTCGTTCAACTGTTCGGGCTCATGTCCAGAGCGGAGAGGTGAGTAGCAGCGTGGGCTCCCACACGTGCTTTAAGCACTCGGGGCATTCAGCTTGCTACTCACCGCTCTCACCCTCAGTCTAATCCTGGCTCAAGACACAAGGGGGCTTGCCCCCGATGGCGGTGGGTCAGTTACAGGTGTATTGGCTGATACACCCTTATCGGAGGCAAGCCCCCCATTAGATTTGTGTCAGTTTCAAGGCCAGTGCCTTGGCCTGGATTGCCACATCCGTGACGGCGGTACTCTCCCACCACATCCCCCGCAACGGCGGGCCCATGGCGAACAGCCGCTCACTCACCTGGCCTTGGGCATCCCGCACGGCGCCAGAGGCATCCGCTGCAATCCCCAGCGCCAGCGGCCCAGGCTGGATCAACCCGCGTTTGAGCAGTTGCTGCGGCAGTGGCCGGGCCACGCGGCGCCAGTCGTATTCGATGCCGCTGGAGTTGATCAGCGCCGCGCCGGACACGTGCGTCACGGTCTGCTCGCCGCGATGGCGCAAGCCAATCGTCACGCCGCTGGCCGACGGCACCAGGCCCTTGAACGAGGCCGCCCGTATCTGCAAGCGCCCTTCGCCGTGCAAGCGTTCCACCAACTGCGCACTCAACGGCGGCGAACGGTGGTGGTGGCTTTCCCACCACGGCCGCACATGCCGCACGAACTGGCGCTTTTCGCGCTCGCTGGCCTGGCTCCACAACCTGGCGATGTGCACCCGGACCGTGTCCAGCGGCGCCTGCCAATCGACGTCCTGGTCCAGCGCGATACGGCATTGACGCCGCACTTCGCGCACCAGTTGCCGAGGGCTGCGCAGCGCGGGATCAGCGCCAAGAAAGTCGTCCCAGCTCGGCGGCTGGCGGCGCACATGGGGCAACAGACCATGGCGCGAGAACACCTCGATCGGCCCACGATGCCCGGCCTGTTCCAGCGACACCACGGCATCCACCATGGTCAGCCCGGAGCCGATGATCAGCACGGTCGCATGCGGGTCGAGCCGGGTCATGGCCTGCACGTCCCACGGGTCCAGCGCCGCAGCGTTAAGACCGCTGGATTCGGTCTGCGGCGTGCGGGCCGCCGGGAACATGCCGGTGGCCAATACGGCAAAGGCGCCACGCAGGCGCTCGCCGCTGTCCAGGGACACCAGGGTGCCGGCAGCATCGACCTGCAAGTCGACCACTTCTGCGCGAACATGCTCCACCGTGGAAGCCGACAGCGCCTTGGCCTCAGCCAGGCGCTGCTGTGCGTACAGGCCAAACATCCCGCGTGGCGGGAACAGTTCGCTGACGGGCACCGGCTGTTGCGCCGCCTGCGGCCAGCCCCCGGCGCCGATGTAGTCGGTGAGCCATTGGGTCAGGTCATCGGGGTTGTCCGGGTCGACACTCATGCGCGCCGCATTGCCGTTCAAGGTGTGGCCCAGCTCGACCGCGCTATAGGCCTCGCCACGCCCCAGTTCCGCGCGCGGTTCGATCACCAGGATGCGCCGCCGGCCTGGCAGGCGCAGCAGTTGCACCGCCAGCATCGTGCCGCTCAGGCCGCCGCCGACGATCAGTACATCAGCGTTGCGGATGGATTCACTCATGCACGTCCGCCCTTAACGCTTACCCAGATAGATGTCATGCAAATCACCTCGCGCCAACAACTCGGCGGCGCTGCCACTCAGCACCACCCGCCCAGTATCCAGCACGTAGCCCTGGGACGCATAGGTGAGCGCGACGTTGATATTCTGCTCAGCGATCAAAAAGCTCACCTGCTGCTCGCGGTTGAGCTGCGCGATGATCGCGAAAATCTCCTGCACGATCATCGGTGCCAGCCCCATCGAAGGCTCATCGAGCAGCACCAGGGCCGGCCGGGTCATCAGGGCCCGGCCAATGGCGACCATTTGCTGTTCGCCGCCGGAAGTCAGCCCGGCGCGGGTGTGGCGCTTGGTCTTGAGCCTGGGGAACCAGGTGTAGATGCGCTCCAGATCGTGGGCCAGCTCCTTGCGACTCAAGCGCCGCACAAAGCCGCCGCTGCGCAGGTTGTCTTCGACGGTGAGCTGGCCGAACACATGCCGGCCTTCCAGCACATGCACCATGCCCTGGTGCACGCGCTGGCTGGGGTCTACGCCGGCCAGGTCGTGGCCGGCGTATTCGATCAGGCCACGGCTGACTTCGGCACGTTCGGCGCGCACCAGCCCGGAAATGGCCTTGAGCGTGGTGCTCTTGCCGGCGCCATTGGCGCCGAGCAGCGCCACGATTGCGCCTTTGGGCACACTCAGCGACACCCCGGCCACCGCCAGGATCGCACCGTCATAGATCACCTCGATGTCGTCGACCGTCAGCAAAGACTCGCGCCCTGGCTGCGTGGCAGGCTGGCTCATGGTTTATTCATCCCCGGTGCAGGTGCGTGGCGTGAGGTGTTTTTCCTTGGCGAACGCGGCAGATTTTTCATCGATCAGCGGGCGCAGCAGCGCACGGTCGGCGGCGATCCAGTCACTGATCAGCGCCCAGTTGGCGCCGTCCCACTGCTGCACCCGCGCCGAGCCGCCGCCTTCGTGGTCGCGGCAGGACAGCTTGAGGTTCTGCATCAGGCCCAGGTAGCCCATGTCCTTGAGCCGCGCATCGTCGATGTTCAAGTGTTCCAGACCCCAGCGGCCTTCTTCGCCATTGAGCGGGCGCTTACCGAATTTGGCCTGGGCGGTGCGGATCGCCTCCACCGCCACAGCGGCGTTCACCAGGCCTGAGTTGTAGTAAACGCTGCCGAAGTTTTTCAGGTCCTTGAGGTCACTGTGGCCCTTGTCGAGCACGTACTGTTTGAGGCGTTTGTGGATCTCGAAGTCGCTGCCCGCCGGGTAGGGCGTGAGCGCCAGGTAGCCCTTGGCGGCGGCACCGGCGGGTAATACGTCTTCGCTGGAGCTGGCCCAGATATCGCCGATGATATGGTCCACCGGGAAGCCGAAGCGCGCCGCAGTCTTCACCGCCACCGGGGTCGACACGCCCCAGGTGCGCAGGAATACCCAGTCCGGATTGGCCTGGCGTACCTGGCGCCATTGCGCCGATTGCTCGTTGCCGGGGTCGGCCACCGGAATCTGGATATTTTCAAAGCCGTACTTTTCGGCCAGCAGCTTCAGCGGACCGAGGGTTTCGCGACCGTAGGCCGAGTCGTGATAAACCGTGGCGATTTTCTTGCCCTTGAGTTTGTCGAAGCCGCCTTCGCGCTCGGCGATGTAGTTCACCAGGGTCGAGGCTTCACTGTAGAAAGTCAGCATCACCGGGAAGTTGTACGGAAACACCGTACCGTCGGTGGCTTCGGTACGACCGTAACCGAGGGTGATCAGCGGGATCTTGTCCACTTCAGCTCTTTCGCTGAGGGCGTAGGCAGCCGGTGCGCCGTTGGGCTGGTACACCGCGACCGGCGCGCCATCCAGGCCGTTCTTGAAGCGCTCGTAGCACTCGATGCCCTTCTCTGCCGTCCATTCGGTCTCGCATTCCTGCCACACCAGCTTCACGCCGTTGATGCCGCCTTCGACCTCATTGATATAGCGCAGGTAGTCGATCATCCCGGCCCACACCTGCACGCCGCTGGAGGCGTAGGCGCCGACACGGTAGGTGGCCAGGGGAATGAATTGCTGATCGGACGAGGCGCTGGCCTGGGGCACAGCGCCGGCCAGCGCCGCCAGTGCGAATGCAGTACCGACCAGGGAACGTTTCACGGATGCACGCATGGAGATTCTCTTGAGGGAAGGAAGGTTAGAAGCGCAGCGGCCACTGCCGCAGACGGTCACGCAGGTTGTGCAACAGGCGAATCAAGCCCTCGGGTTCCTTGATCAGGAACACGATGATCAATGCGCCAAAAATGATTTTCTGCAGGTTCTGCAACTGCCCCGCATCCACCGCGCCGCCGAACAGCGCCTGCCCGGCGTGGCTGAGCAGGATCGGCAGCAGGCTGATGAACGCCGCGCCGACAAAGTTGCCGGCGATGCTGCCCATGCCACCGATAATGATGATGAACAGGATCTGGAACGAGCGGTTGATATCGAAACTGCTGGCGCTGGCCGTGCCCAGGTAGGCGAAGGCCCACAGCGCGCCGGCGATGCCCAGGTAGAACGAGCTGATCGCAAACGCCAGGCGCTTGTAACGCACCACGGGGATGCCGACCACGGCCGCGGCGGTGTCCATGTCGCGGATCGCCATCCAGTTGCGCCCGACCTGGCTGCGCACCAGGTTGACGGCGGTCCAGGTCAATAGCAGCACCGTGACCAGGGTCAGCCAGTAGCGGCCCAGCGGGGTGTTGAGGTCGTGACCCAACAGCGTCAGTTGCGGCGCGGAAATGGTCCCGGAAGAGCCATAGTTGTAGAACCAGGGGAATTTGACGAACAGCCACTCGAGGAAAAACTGCGCCGCCAACGTGGTGACCATCAGGTAGAAACCCTTGATCCGCGAGCTGGGCAGACCGAACAACAGGCCCACCAGCGCGCTGATAACCCCACCACCGAGCAACGCTACCGGCAAGCCCAACTCCGGCAGGCGCAGCAGGAATCCGTAGGTAGCAAAGGCGCCCACCGCCATGAAACCTGCCGCGCCGACCGACGTCTGCCCGGTGTAACCGGTGAGCAGGTTCAGGCCCAGGCCGGCCAGTGACAGCACCAAAAATGGAATCAGGATCGCATTGAGCCAATAATCATCGCCCCACAGCGGTACCGCGATAAACGCCAGCGCCAGCCAGGCGATCAGGCCCCAGGGCACACGCCGGGTGGTCAGCAGCAGCGGCGCAGTGTGGTGTGCAACGGAGGTCGACATGGTTTCAGACTCGCTCGATGGCGCGCTCGCCAAACAGGCCGGCGGGACGGATATACAGGAAGGCCAGGGCCAATACATAGGCGAACCACGGCGTGATGCCGCCGCCAATCAACGGGCCGATGTACACCTCGGCGAGGTTCTCCGCCGCACCGACGATCAGCCCGCCGACAATGGCCCCGCCAATCGAGGTGAAACCACCGATGATCAGCACCGGCAAAGCCTTGAGCACCACCAGTGACAACGAGAACTGCACACCCTGGCGCGCGCCCCACAACAGCCCCGCTACCAGCCCGACAATCCCGGCCACTGCCCAGACGATCTGCCAGATCCGGTTGAGGTTGATGCCGATGGACAGCGCCGCCGTGGTGTCATCCGCCACCGCACGCAGCGACAGGCCGATACGGGTCTTGTTGAACAGCAGCGCAAGTACCGTCACCAGTACCACGGCCGCGGCCGCGGCGATCAGGTCGAACTGGCTGAGCATCAGCGGCCCGATAAACAGCGGCACATCATCGATGCCCAGGTCCAGTGCACGCACCTGCGACCCCATCAGGCCCTGCGCCAGGCCCTCGATAATGAAGGACAGGCCGAGGGTAGCCATGAACAGGGTGATCTGCGAACGATTCACCAGCGGCCGCAACACCAGGCGCTCGATGAGCAAGGCGCCGACGATCATCACGATCACCGTCAGCAACAACGCCAGGGCAAACGGCACGCCCTGGTCGTGCAGGCTGACGAACGTCAGCGCGGCAAACAGCAGCATCGCGCCCTGGGCAAAGTTGAACACGCCGCTGGCCTTGTAGATCAGCACAAAACCGATGGCGACCAGGGAATACATGGTGCCGGCGAGCAGGCCGCCGAGCAGGGTTTCGAAGAAGAAGGTCATGCTTGAATACTCATGGTTGCGCCACGCCCAGGTAGGCCGCGATCACCTCGGGATTGGCTTGCACCTCGGCAGGCGAACCGTCGCCGACCTTGCGCCCGTAATCGAGTACCACCACATGGTCGGACAAGCCCATGACCACGCCCATGTCGTGCTCGATCAACACCACGGTGGTGCCCAGGTCGCGATTCACGTCGGCGACAAAGCGCGCCATTTCCTGTTTTTCCTCGGCGTTCATCCCGGCCATAGGCTCATCGAGCAACAACAGGCTGGGCCCGGCGACCAGCGCCCGCCCCAGTTCCACGCGCTTTTGCAGGCCATAGGACAGGTTGCCCACCAGCACCTCGCGATGGGCCTGCAACTCGAGAAATTCCAGGATGCCCTGGGCCCGCTGGCGAAACGCGGCGGCTTCTTGCCGTGCGCGCGGCAAGCCGAGGGCCTGTTCGATGAAGGTGCTGCGCATATGCCGCGACAGGCCGGTGAGAATGTTGTCCAGCACGCTCATTTTCTTGAACAGCGCATTGTTCTGGAACGTACGACCAATACCTCGGCGGGCGGCGCCCAGCGGGTCGATACGATGAAAGTGCTGCGCCTGGAACACGATCTCACCGGCATCGAAGCGGTACACACCATTGAGCACGTTGAGCAGCGAGCTTTTGCCGGCGCCGTTAGGGCCGATCAACGCGCAGATCTCACCGCGCCGCACCTCGAACGACAACGCATTGATCGCCTTGACGCCCTTGAACGACAGCGAAACGTCCCGCACCTGAAGGATGGCCTGGCTCATGCACTTTTCCGTTTGAATTCGGCAAGCCACGTCGGCTCAGCAGTGGATTTGAGCGGCTGCCAGATATAGGCCAGACGCTGAAAACCCAGCAGCCTGCGCACACGATTTTTCAGCAACCGGCGCAGGCCGCTTTGGGGGTGGGCGATGGCCCAGTCACACAGGCGTCGGCGCCAGGTGCCGTGAGGGGC
This region of Pseudomonas sp. MUP55 genomic DNA includes:
- a CDS encoding transposase; the encoded protein is MFSYPAGIDVSKDSLEARVNQVDVGVNCANAEEDFPGLIGWLLLHQVGRVVLEATGGYERKVMKALQAAGLDVICINPHRAKSFSRAMGKQAKTDPIDAKSLAHYAAVLDSPSARVTSPEHDKLRALVQQREHFVQQRDDDRRRLKTASCDAVKPALQNHIDYLTVAVEAIDQLIRQSANELDSEKVARLCSVKGIGLVTATSLMAYLPELGEIGGRPIAALAGLAPYNNDSGRHKGARHISGGRFSARRSLYMACWVVIRDQPEFGTRYKALRDKGKCAKVALIACMRVLLVRLNAMLRDRTEWKERTD
- a CDS encoding FAD/NAD(P)-binding protein, with the translated sequence MSESIRNADVLIVGGGLSGTMLAVQLLRLPGRRRILVIEPRAELGRGEAYSAVELGHTLNGNAARMSVDPDNPDDLTQWLTDYIGAGGWPQAAQQPVPVSELFPPRGMFGLYAQQRLAEAKALSASTVEHVRAEVVDLQVDAAGTLVSLDSGERLRGAFAVLATGMFPAARTPQTESSGLNAAALDPWDVQAMTRLDPHATVLIIGSGLTMVDAVVSLEQAGHRGPIEVFSRHGLLPHVRRQPPSWDDFLGADPALRSPRQLVREVRRQCRIALDQDVDWQAPLDTVRVHIARLWSQASEREKRQFVRHVRPWWESHHHRSPPLSAQLVERLHGEGRLQIRAASFKGLVPSASGVTIGLRHRGEQTVTHVSGAALINSSGIEYDWRRVARPLPQQLLKRGLIQPGPLALGIAADASGAVRDAQGQVSERLFAMGPPLRGMWWESTAVTDVAIQAKALALKLTQI
- a CDS encoding ABC transporter ATP-binding protein; the protein is MSQPATQPGRESLLTVDDIEVIYDGAILAVAGVSLSVPKGAIVALLGANGAGKSTTLKAISGLVRAERAEVSRGLIEYAGHDLAGVDPSQRVHQGMVHVLEGRHVFGQLTVEDNLRSGGFVRRLSRKELAHDLERIYTWFPRLKTKRHTRAGLTSGGEQQMVAIGRALMTRPALVLLDEPSMGLAPMIVQEIFAIIAQLNREQQVSFLIAEQNINVALTYASQGYVLDTGRVVLSGSAAELLARGDLHDIYLGKR
- a CDS encoding ABC transporter substrate-binding protein translates to MRASVKRSLVGTAFALAALAGAVPQASASSDQQFIPLATYRVGAYASSGVQVWAGMIDYLRYINEVEGGINGVKLVWQECETEWTAEKGIECYERFKNGLDGAPVAVYQPNGAPAAYALSERAEVDKIPLITLGYGRTEATDGTVFPYNFPVMLTFYSEASTLVNYIAEREGGFDKLKGKKIATVYHDSAYGRETLGPLKLLAEKYGFENIQIPVADPGNEQSAQWRQVRQANPDWVFLRTWGVSTPVAVKTAARFGFPVDHIIGDIWASSSEDVLPAGAAAKGYLALTPYPAGSDFEIHKRLKQYVLDKGHSDLKDLKNFGSVYYNSGLVNAAVAVEAIRTAQAKFGKRPLNGEEGRWGLEHLNIDDARLKDMGYLGLMQNLKLSCRDHEGGGSARVQQWDGANWALISDWIAADRALLRPLIDEKSAAFAKEKHLTPRTCTGDE
- a CDS encoding branched-chain amino acid ABC transporter permease — translated: MSTSVAHHTAPLLLTTRRVPWGLIAWLALAFIAVPLWGDDYWLNAILIPFLVLSLAGLGLNLLTGYTGQTSVGAAGFMAVGAFATYGFLLRLPELGLPVALLGGGVISALVGLLFGLPSSRIKGFYLMVTTLAAQFFLEWLFVKFPWFYNYGSSGTISAPQLTLLGHDLNTPLGRYWLTLVTVLLLTWTAVNLVRSQVGRNWMAIRDMDTAAAVVGIPVVRYKRLAFAISSFYLGIAGALWAFAYLGTASASSFDINRSFQILFIIIIGGMGSIAGNFVGAAFISLLPILLSHAGQALFGGAVDAGQLQNLQKIIFGALIIVFLIKEPEGLIRLLHNLRDRLRQWPLRF
- a CDS encoding branched-chain amino acid ABC transporter permease encodes the protein MTFFFETLLGGLLAGTMYSLVAIGFVLIYKASGVFNFAQGAMLLFAALTFVSLHDQGVPFALALLLTVIVMIVGALLIERLVLRPLVNRSQITLFMATLGLSFIIEGLAQGLMGSQVRALDLGIDDVPLFIGPLMLSQFDLIAAAAAVVLVTVLALLFNKTRIGLSLRAVADDTTAALSIGINLNRIWQIVWAVAGIVGLVAGLLWGARQGVQFSLSLVVLKALPVLIIGGFTSIGGAIVGGLIVGAAENLAEVYIGPLIGGGITPWFAYVLALAFLYIRPAGLFGERAIERV
- a CDS encoding ABC transporter ATP-binding protein, with the protein product MSQAILQVRDVSLSFKGVKAINALSFEVRRGEICALIGPNGAGKSSLLNVLNGVYRFDAGEIVFQAQHFHRIDPLGAARRGIGRTFQNNALFKKMSVLDNILTGLSRHMRSTFIEQALGLPRARQEAAAFRQRAQGILEFLELQAHREVLVGNLSYGLQKRVELGRALVAGPSLLLLDEPMAGMNAEEKQEMARFVADVNRDLGTTVVLIEHDMGVVMGLSDHVVVLDYGRKVGDGSPAEVQANPEVIAAYLGVAQP